The following are encoded in a window of Candidatus Fluviicola riflensis genomic DNA:
- a CDS encoding alpha-ketoglutarate transporter, whose protein sequence is MEQQTKSVSEKQLKAIISGSIGNLVEWYDWYAYSAFALYFSHSFFPESNATAQLMNTAGIFAVGFLMRPVGGWLFGSIADKMGRKRAMTLSVLIMSFGSMLIAVTPTYQTIGIAAPIILLIARMVQGLSVGGEYGVSATYLSEMATPNRRGFYASFQYVTLIGGQLIALGIQLLLQRFLNESALESWGWRLPFIFGALLSLVALYLRKSMQETTAFDAHRTEKTSRKGTLRTLMEHPRAVLIVVGLTLGGTLAFYTYTTYMQKFLVNTVHLSKSTSTLLSFFSLLIFACLQPFFGALSDKIGRKPLLIGFGILGTLFTVPLLTALSHTNSVWTAFFLLLAALIIVSGYTSINAVVKAELFPTEIRALGVGFPYAVTVAVFGGSAEYIALWLKDIGHEAWFYWYITGCVVISLLVYVLMRETKSHSEMDE, encoded by the coding sequence ATGGAACAACAAACGAAAAGCGTCTCAGAGAAACAACTAAAAGCCATTATCAGTGGCTCTATCGGAAATCTGGTAGAATGGTACGATTGGTATGCATATTCGGCCTTTGCGCTCTATTTTTCACATTCGTTTTTCCCGGAAAGTAACGCTACTGCCCAGTTGATGAATACAGCAGGTATTTTCGCGGTCGGATTTCTGATGCGACCTGTCGGAGGATGGCTTTTTGGAAGCATTGCCGATAAAATGGGACGAAAACGCGCCATGACGTTGTCGGTTTTAATCATGTCGTTCGGATCAATGTTGATCGCGGTCACACCGACTTATCAAACCATTGGAATTGCCGCTCCGATTATTCTACTAATCGCACGAATGGTTCAAGGCTTGAGCGTTGGTGGCGAATACGGCGTTTCGGCTACTTATCTGAGTGAGATGGCAACACCGAACCGACGTGGTTTTTACGCCAGCTTTCAATACGTAACACTCATTGGCGGTCAGTTAATCGCGCTTGGGATTCAGCTTTTGCTTCAACGTTTTCTCAACGAAAGCGCTTTGGAATCGTGGGGCTGGCGATTGCCATTTATTTTCGGGGCACTGTTATCGCTGGTGGCGTTGTATTTGCGGAAATCGATGCAAGAAACCACTGCATTCGACGCACACAGAACCGAAAAAACAAGCCGGAAAGGAACGCTGCGGACATTGATGGAACATCCGCGTGCCGTTTTGATCGTAGTCGGACTGACGCTCGGGGGAACACTTGCGTTTTATACATACACCACTTACATGCAAAAGTTCCTTGTGAATACAGTCCATTTATCAAAAAGTACTTCTACACTTTTGTCTTTTTTCAGTTTGCTGATTTTTGCCTGTTTGCAACCTTTTTTCGGAGCGCTTTCGGATAAAATCGGGCGGAAACCCTTGCTCATTGGTTTTGGAATCCTGGGAACACTGTTTACGGTTCCGTTACTCACAGCGCTCAGTCATACGAACTCTGTCTGGACTGCCTTTTTCCTGCTGCTGGCCGCACTGATAATCGTGAGTGGTTATACCAGTATCAATGCCGTTGTGAAAGCGGAGTTATTTCCAACTGAAATCCGTGCGCTGGGAGTTGGGTTTCCGTACGCGGTCACTGTTGCTGTTTTTGGCGGAAGTGCCGAATATATTGCGCTTTGGCTCAAAGATATCGGACATGAAGCCTGGTTTTACTGGTATATTACAGGATGTGTGGTGATCTCGCTGCTCGTTTATGTGCTGATGCGGGAAACGAAGTCGCATTCCGAAATGGATGAATGA
- a CDS encoding NADH-dependent alcohol dehydrogenase, whose translation MDNFEITTPTTIVFGKNQMHRVPELITKHYSGKSVLIIYGGGSIERSGFLDQLKGKLSAFDIHLFKGIEANPEFDTLMKAVEYIREHNIGFLLAVGGGSVIDGVKFISGAVNYAGDPWEVLLREPGKVFTEAVPFGCILTLPATGSESNSGAVISRASLKEKRTMGGPLFFPKFAIMDPTFVATLPKRQVANGVIDAFMHTMEQYLTFPSDNLLQERYAEGILSTLLEIGQAVVEDPADYKLASNLMWCANQALNGLLRCGVTTDWATHMIGHELTALHGIDHAQTLAIIAPRLYEHQFEQKKEKLAQYGRRVWHKTGTDDEVAQLAIIETEQFFKALGVATHISDYTPYHEETAAIIRQRFEERNWTGLGEHQSLTPADAEQIVLNAY comes from the coding sequence ATGGATAATTTTGAGATTACAACGCCCACCACTATTGTGTTTGGAAAAAACCAAATGCATCGTGTTCCGGAGCTGATTACCAAACATTACAGCGGTAAATCGGTACTGATAATCTATGGTGGCGGCTCAATTGAACGCTCAGGGTTTTTAGATCAGTTGAAAGGCAAACTTTCGGCGTTTGACATTCATTTATTCAAAGGAATTGAAGCCAACCCGGAATTTGATACGCTGATGAAAGCCGTAGAATATATCCGCGAGCACAACATCGGGTTTTTACTGGCGGTTGGCGGTGGTTCGGTCATCGACGGTGTAAAATTTATTTCCGGAGCAGTCAATTATGCCGGCGATCCGTGGGAAGTGTTGCTGCGCGAACCCGGGAAAGTATTCACCGAAGCTGTTCCTTTCGGTTGTATTCTTACATTGCCTGCTACAGGTTCGGAATCGAACTCAGGCGCGGTGATCAGCCGTGCTTCGCTAAAAGAAAAACGTACGATGGGCGGACCGTTGTTCTTTCCGAAATTTGCGATCATGGATCCGACTTTCGTGGCAACTTTACCCAAACGACAAGTGGCCAATGGTGTCATCGATGCATTTATGCATACCATGGAACAATACCTCACGTTTCCTTCTGACAATTTATTGCAGGAACGCTACGCTGAGGGGATTTTATCGACTTTACTGGAAATCGGTCAGGCTGTTGTAGAAGACCCGGCCGATTATAAACTGGCATCCAACCTAATGTGGTGCGCCAATCAGGCACTGAATGGTTTGCTTCGCTGCGGAGTAACTACGGATTGGGCAACGCACATGATCGGCCATGAATTAACAGCTTTGCATGGTATCGATCACGCTCAGACACTCGCCATTATTGCTCCACGTTTGTACGAACATCAATTCGAACAGAAAAAAGAGAAACTGGCCCAATACGGCCGAAGGGTTTGGCACAAAACCGGTACCGATGACGAAGTGGCACAATTGGCCATTATTGAAACGGAGCAGTTTTTCAAAGCATTAGGCGTGGCAACGCACATTTCTGATTATACGCCCTATCATGAAGAAACAGCGGCCATTATCCGCCAGCGTTTTGAAGAGCGAAACTGGACAGGATTGGGAGAACACCAGTCACTGACACCCGCAGATGCCGAACAAATAGTATTAAACGCTTACTGA
- a CDS encoding aldo/keto reductase — protein sequence MKYNLYGNTGLVVSELCLGTMTFGGEGIWKAIGMLQQAEVNQIVKSAVDAGINFIDTANIYSYGESERLLGNAIRELGLDRNELIIASKVRGRMGEGQNNAGLSRLHIFQSVEASLRRLQMDYLDILYVHGVDPLTPVEQTMRALNDLVVAGKVRYIAVCNWPAWMVMKAQGIARLNGWHTFEGLQYFYSVGGRDIEREILPMAKDQNLAVMPWSPLAGGFFSGKYTRDEATGQNRRDNFDFPPINKDKGYDIIDILREISEIHQTTVAQVSLAWIRLQQGVTSTIIGAKTVQQLLDNCASVNLELSTEELSRIDAASALSSEYPGWMVERQVTDRTLNQKK from the coding sequence ATGAAGTATAATTTATATGGGAACACCGGCCTCGTTGTGTCGGAATTGTGTTTGGGCACCATGACTTTCGGTGGTGAAGGAATATGGAAAGCCATTGGCATGTTGCAACAGGCTGAGGTCAATCAAATCGTGAAAAGCGCTGTTGATGCGGGAATTAATTTCATCGATACCGCCAATATTTACTCGTATGGCGAATCGGAACGTTTGCTTGGAAATGCCATTCGGGAATTGGGATTAGATCGAAACGAACTCATTATTGCCAGTAAAGTAAGAGGTAGAATGGGGGAAGGACAAAACAATGCCGGACTTTCCAGGCTGCATATTTTTCAATCGGTCGAAGCCAGTTTACGTCGCCTTCAAATGGATTATCTGGACATTTTGTATGTGCATGGAGTAGATCCACTCACTCCAGTAGAGCAAACAATGCGGGCGCTCAACGACTTGGTGGTGGCTGGAAAAGTACGTTACATTGCTGTTTGCAACTGGCCCGCCTGGATGGTGATGAAAGCACAGGGAATTGCCCGGCTAAATGGCTGGCACACATTTGAAGGGTTGCAGTATTTTTATTCGGTTGGCGGACGCGATATTGAACGCGAAATCTTACCGATGGCAAAAGACCAAAACCTGGCAGTGATGCCTTGGAGTCCGCTGGCAGGCGGATTTTTCTCCGGAAAATACACGCGCGACGAAGCAACGGGTCAAAATCGCAGAGACAATTTCGACTTTCCTCCAATCAACAAAGACAAAGGTTATGATATCATTGATATTCTGCGCGAAATCAGCGAAATCCACCAAACGACAGTCGCCCAGGTTTCGTTAGCTTGGATTCGTCTGCAGCAAGGTGTTACGAGTACGATCATCGGCGCAAAAACAGTGCAGCAACTCCTGGATAATTGTGCTTCAGTAAACCTTGAGTTGTCGACAGAGGAATTGAGTAGAATAGATGCAGCAAGCGCATTGTCAAGTGAATACCCGGGTTGGATGGTCGAACGACAAGTAACAGATCGCACCCTTAATCAGAAGAAATAG
- a CDS encoding AraC family transcriptional regulator translates to MSTTRDSIQPNRNAPMLQRDFGQFNAIRIRDLPKMAGGPVTYNRRDYYKISLYQGNSIYHYADKSLEISGTNLLFFSPKVPYTLEKVSGENNGCFCIFTEAFFRDQPLANLGELPMFKPGGKSFYTLDVEQEAHLELIFEKILTEAGSDYLYKYDLIRALVSELIHFALKLQPSENVYKHPDSNSRLTSVFTELLERQFPIESTQQRLEMRSASDYAGQLSVHVNHLNRAIRETTGKTTTYRISERMIKEAKALLKHTGWNVAEIAYCLGFEEPAHFHHFFKKQTGITPSAFRAS, encoded by the coding sequence ATGTCAACAACGCGAGATTCGATACAACCCAATAGAAATGCACCGATGTTGCAACGCGATTTCGGGCAATTTAATGCTATTCGCATCAGGGATCTTCCCAAAATGGCGGGTGGACCTGTTACCTATAACCGCCGCGATTATTACAAAATCAGTTTGTACCAGGGAAACAGTATTTACCATTACGCTGATAAAAGTTTGGAGATTTCCGGTACAAACCTGCTGTTTTTCAGCCCGAAAGTTCCGTATACACTTGAGAAAGTCTCCGGTGAAAACAATGGTTGTTTCTGTATTTTCACTGAAGCCTTTTTCCGCGATCAACCGTTGGCGAACCTTGGTGAGCTACCTATGTTTAAACCGGGTGGAAAATCGTTTTATACACTCGATGTCGAACAGGAAGCACACCTGGAATTGATTTTCGAAAAAATACTTACAGAAGCAGGTTCCGACTATTTGTACAAATATGATCTGATTCGTGCGCTTGTAAGCGAGCTGATTCATTTTGCACTCAAATTGCAACCTTCGGAAAATGTGTATAAACATCCCGATTCCAATTCCCGCTTAACGTCTGTTTTCACCGAATTACTCGAGCGGCAATTTCCAATCGAATCTACTCAGCAGCGGCTCGAAATGCGTTCGGCTAGCGATTATGCCGGGCAACTTTCGGTACACGTTAATCATCTGAATCGGGCCATTAGGGAAACAACCGGGAAAACCACAACCTATCGGATTTCTGAGCGTATGATCAAAGAAGCCAAAGCTTTGCTCAAACACACCGGTTGGAACGTTGCTGAAATAGCCTATTGTTTGGGATTTGAAGAACCGGCACACTTCCATCATTTTTTTAAAAAACAAACCGGTATTACGCCATCTGCTTTTCGGGCAAGTTAG
- the dxs gene encoding 1-deoxy-D-xylulose-5-phosphate synthase, whose translation MHPYKAGPLLENIHIPQDLRDQVSIDDLPQVSDELRQYIVDVISEIGNSHFGASLGVVELTVALHYVFNTPYDQLVWDVGHQAYGHKILTGRRELFHTNRTKGGISGFPKRSESEYDTFGVGHSSTSISAALGMAVANRYKGEKDRQHIAVIGDGAMTAGLAFEGLNHAGFEKDANLLVVLNDNCMSIDPNVGALKEYLTDITTSHTYNKVKDEVWKLLGKVSKFGPDAQTIASKISNALKGSLLKQSNFFESLNFRYFGPVDGHDAIGLAKVLEDLKDIPGPKILHCITRKGAGYKFSEEGNPTKWHAPGVFNKDTGEIIKVLPKSPQPPKYQDVFGHTIVELAEENDKIMGVTPAMPSGCSLTFMMEAMPDRAFDVGIAEQHAVTFSAGLATQGLIPYCNIYSSFMQRAYDQVIHDVALQNLHVVFCLDRGGLVGADGATHHGAYDIAYMRSIPNMIVAAPMNEAELRNMMFTAQAENHGPFSIRYPRGNGVMTEWKTAMKAMKVGTGRKLTSGENIAILTIGHVGNFAQDAVTLLKEDGVSAAHYDMRFAKPIDELMLHEVFSKFDKIITIEDGAVMGGFGSAVIEFMADHNYSAKVVRLGIPDAYIHHGTVEELHIQCGFDTQSIRTKVLEIVGVSANNAQQGAQQTG comes from the coding sequence ATGCATCCATACAAGGCTGGCCCATTACTCGAAAACATCCATATTCCACAAGATCTTAGAGATCAAGTGAGTATCGATGACCTGCCACAGGTTTCCGACGAATTGCGCCAGTATATTGTAGATGTCATTTCCGAGATCGGGAATTCGCACTTCGGTGCCAGTCTCGGAGTAGTGGAACTGACCGTTGCGTTGCATTACGTTTTCAACACGCCTTACGACCAATTGGTTTGGGACGTTGGCCACCAGGCTTACGGACACAAAATCCTTACCGGTCGCCGCGAATTGTTTCATACCAATCGCACCAAAGGTGGAATCTCCGGTTTTCCGAAACGCAGTGAAAGCGAATACGATACGTTTGGTGTTGGCCACTCGTCTACTTCTATTTCCGCAGCTTTGGGAATGGCTGTCGCCAATCGTTACAAAGGCGAAAAAGACCGTCAGCACATTGCCGTAATCGGTGATGGCGCCATGACAGCCGGTTTGGCGTTTGAAGGCTTGAACCACGCAGGATTTGAAAAAGACGCCAATCTGTTAGTAGTTCTCAACGACAATTGCATGTCCATCGACCCGAACGTGGGCGCGCTGAAAGAATACCTCACCGATATCACCACCTCGCATACTTACAACAAGGTAAAAGACGAAGTGTGGAAATTGCTCGGAAAAGTGAGCAAATTCGGTCCGGATGCTCAAACAATCGCTTCCAAGATTTCCAACGCACTCAAGGGTTCATTGCTGAAACAAAGTAATTTCTTCGAATCACTGAACTTCCGTTATTTCGGTCCGGTCGACGGACACGATGCCATCGGTTTGGCCAAAGTACTCGAAGATCTAAAAGATATTCCCGGCCCTAAAATTTTACATTGTATTACGCGAAAAGGAGCCGGTTACAAATTTTCTGAAGAAGGAAATCCGACCAAATGGCACGCGCCGGGTGTGTTTAACAAAGACACAGGTGAAATCATTAAAGTATTGCCAAAATCGCCACAGCCGCCTAAATACCAGGATGTTTTCGGACATACGATTGTTGAATTGGCGGAAGAAAACGATAAAATCATGGGTGTAACGCCGGCTATGCCTTCGGGCTGCTCGCTCACATTTATGATGGAAGCCATGCCCGATCGCGCGTTCGATGTAGGAATTGCCGAACAGCATGCCGTGACGTTCTCAGCCGGACTGGCTACCCAAGGATTGATTCCTTACTGTAATATTTATTCGTCATTCATGCAACGCGCTTACGACCAGGTAATTCACGACGTTGCGTTGCAAAACCTGCATGTTGTTTTCTGTTTGGATCGCGGTGGTTTGGTAGGCGCTGATGGTGCTACGCATCATGGTGCTTATGACATCGCCTACATGCGTTCCATTCCGAATATGATTGTGGCCGCACCGATGAACGAAGCCGAATTGCGCAACATGATGTTTACCGCGCAGGCCGAAAATCACGGTCCTTTTTCCATTCGTTATCCGCGCGGAAATGGTGTGATGACAGAGTGGAAAACAGCCATGAAAGCCATGAAAGTGGGAACCGGCCGTAAGTTGACAAGCGGAGAAAATATAGCCATTCTGACCATTGGACATGTTGGAAATTTCGCCCAAGACGCAGTAACGTTACTGAAAGAAGACGGCGTTTCGGCTGCTCATTACGACATGCGTTTCGCCAAACCGATCGACGAATTGATGCTACACGAAGTGTTTTCGAAATTTGATAAAATCATTACCATTGAAGATGGCGCTGTAATGGGCGGTTTCGGTTCTGCAGTGATTGAGTTCATGGCAGACCACAATTACAGTGCAAAAGTGGTGCGTTTGGGAATTCCAGATGCATACATTCATCATGGAACGGTGGAAGAATTGCACATCCAATGTGGTTTCGACACGCAATCCATTCGCACGAAAGTGTTGGAAATAGTTGGTGTTTCAGCTAATAACGCGCAACAGGGTGCGCAGCAGACAGGGTGA
- the gcvP gene encoding glycine dehydrogenase (aminomethyl-transferring), whose translation MNSFSSRHIGPDNTEKTAMLAAIGVQSVQELIDKTIPAHIRLDGELNIDPAMTEQEYLQHITVLGMQNQVFKSFIGLGYNETITPSVILRNVLENPGWYTAYTPYQAEISQGRLEALLNFQTMVLELTGMEIANASLLDEATAAAEAMIMFYNSRSRQEVKDNQNKFFIAESAFPQTIEVVLGRALNLGIELVQGDAATFVNDGTYFGAVIQYPDTKGAITDVKGFISRNEGLRVAVAADILALVILQSPGSLGADVVFGSSQRFGVPMGAGGPHAAFFAAKDEYKRTMPGRIIGVSKDADDNLALRMALQTREQHIKRDKATSNICTAQALLAVMASMYAVYHGPARMKAIAEHVHSLAVKTAKGLKAAGITVASDSFFDTVWVKGVNTASIKAAAEAKQLNFRIINDSELTISFGEPHTTADVATILSVFGANTTVSDEVESTIASTLLRTDAVFTHPTFNRHHSESKMMRYLKRLENKDLSLVHSMIPLGSCTMKLNAASELIPITNPQFANMHPFAPVAQAAGYHAMFRQLEKDLCESTGFAAMSLQPNSGAQGEYAGLMVIKAYHESRGDKQRTKMIIPSSAHGTNPASAVMAGFEVVVTGCDDNGNINIDELREVATALKDELAGLMVTYPSTHGVYEEGIREITTIIHDNGGQVYMDGANMNAQVGLTNPGNIGADVCHLNLHKTFAIPHGGGGPGMGPIGVAAHLAPFLPSNPVVAAGGDQPIHAVSAAPYGSALILLISYGYIKMLGAKGLRESTEMAILNANYIAAKLKGHYDVLYTGKNGTVAHEMILDCREFKKNADVEVADMAKRLIDFGFHAPTVSFPVAGTLMIEPTESEDKEELDRFIEAMIKIRQEIREIENGHADKANNLLKNAPHTADCIINKDWNYPYSPQEAAYPVAYLKEWKYWVPVRRVDNAYGDRNLVCSCPSVESYMHVEA comes from the coding sequence ATGAACTCATTTTCATCCCGTCACATTGGTCCCGATAACACTGAAAAAACAGCTATGCTTGCTGCAATCGGTGTGCAATCGGTGCAAGAGTTAATTGATAAAACCATTCCGGCTCACATACGTTTGGATGGTGAGTTGAACATTGATCCGGCGATGACCGAGCAGGAATACCTGCAGCACATTACCGTTTTAGGAATGCAAAATCAGGTATTTAAATCGTTTATCGGTTTGGGATACAATGAAACCATTACGCCTTCTGTTATTTTGCGGAATGTATTGGAAAATCCGGGATGGTACACAGCTTACACGCCTTACCAGGCTGAGATTTCACAAGGCCGTTTGGAAGCTTTGTTGAATTTCCAAACAATGGTGTTGGAACTCACCGGAATGGAAATTGCCAATGCATCGTTGCTCGATGAAGCAACAGCTGCTGCCGAAGCCATGATCATGTTTTACAACTCGCGTTCACGTCAGGAAGTAAAAGACAATCAAAATAAATTTTTCATAGCCGAAAGCGCTTTCCCGCAAACCATTGAAGTGGTATTGGGGCGCGCATTGAACCTGGGCATCGAATTGGTGCAGGGTGATGCGGCAACGTTTGTAAACGACGGAACGTATTTCGGTGCGGTGATTCAGTATCCTGATACAAAAGGTGCTATCACCGATGTGAAAGGATTTATTTCTCGTAACGAAGGTTTACGTGTAGCGGTAGCCGCGGATATTTTAGCGTTGGTAATCTTGCAATCACCGGGTTCACTTGGAGCCGATGTGGTATTCGGTTCGTCGCAGCGTTTCGGTGTACCAATGGGGGCTGGCGGTCCGCACGCAGCATTTTTTGCCGCGAAAGACGAGTACAAACGCACTATGCCGGGCCGTATCATCGGCGTGTCGAAAGATGCGGATGACAACCTTGCCTTGCGTATGGCGCTTCAAACACGTGAACAACACATCAAACGCGATAAAGCGACTTCCAATATTTGTACCGCTCAGGCTTTATTGGCGGTAATGGCAAGTATGTATGCTGTTTACCACGGACCTGCTCGCATGAAAGCAATCGCAGAGCACGTTCACTCATTGGCTGTAAAAACCGCAAAAGGATTAAAAGCTGCCGGAATCACGGTTGCTTCCGATTCGTTTTTCGATACCGTTTGGGTGAAAGGGGTGAATACTGCCAGCATTAAGGCAGCGGCCGAAGCCAAACAACTGAATTTCCGCATTATCAACGACAGTGAGCTCACCATCAGTTTCGGTGAACCGCATACAACTGCTGATGTTGCAACAATTTTGAGTGTTTTCGGCGCAAATACAACTGTTTCGGATGAGGTTGAAAGCACGATTGCTTCGACTTTATTACGCACCGATGCTGTATTTACACATCCTACCTTCAACCGTCATCATTCAGAATCGAAAATGATGCGTTACCTGAAGCGTTTGGAAAACAAAGATTTGTCGTTGGTGCACAGCATGATTCCGTTGGGTTCATGTACAATGAAACTAAACGCAGCTTCAGAATTAATTCCGATCACCAATCCGCAATTTGCGAATATGCACCCGTTTGCACCTGTAGCCCAGGCTGCCGGTTACCATGCGATGTTCCGTCAGTTGGAAAAGGATTTGTGTGAATCGACCGGATTTGCGGCGATGTCGTTACAACCGAATTCAGGCGCACAAGGCGAGTACGCCGGTTTGATGGTGATCAAAGCATACCATGAATCGCGCGGAGATAAACAACGTACCAAAATGATCATTCCTTCATCAGCTCACGGAACCAATCCTGCTTCGGCGGTAATGGCCGGTTTTGAAGTAGTGGTAACAGGTTGTGACGACAACGGAAACATCAACATCGATGAATTGCGCGAAGTGGCTACAGCGTTGAAAGACGAATTGGCCGGTTTGATGGTGACTTATCCGTCGACGCATGGTGTATATGAAGAAGGAATCCGTGAAATTACAACGATCATTCACGACAACGGAGGACAGGTTTACATGGACGGTGCCAACATGAACGCACAGGTCGGTTTGACCAATCCTGGAAATATCGGTGCGGATGTGTGTCACTTGAACTTACACAAAACATTTGCCATTCCTCACGGAGGTGGCGGACCCGGAATGGGCCCAATCGGTGTGGCAGCGCATTTAGCACCGTTCTTGCCGAGTAATCCTGTGGTTGCAGCGGGTGGCGACCAACCGATTCATGCGGTTTCTGCAGCACCTTACGGAAGTGCCTTGATTTTGTTGATCTCTTACGGATACATCAAAATGCTTGGAGCGAAAGGATTGCGTGAATCAACTGAAATGGCCATTTTGAATGCCAACTACATCGCCGCGAAATTGAAAGGTCACTACGATGTGTTGTATACGGGCAAAAACGGAACGGTTGCCCACGAAATGATTTTGGATTGCCGCGAGTTTAAGAAAAACGCCGACGTAGAAGTAGCCGATATGGCGAAACGTTTGATTGACTTTGGTTTCCACGCACCAACGGTATCATTCCCGGTAGCAGGAACGCTGATGATCGAACCGACCGAATCGGAAGACAAAGAAGAACTGGACCGTTTCATCGAAGCCATGATCAAAATCCGTCAGGAAATTCGTGAAATCGAAAACGGCCACGCCGATAAAGCCAACAATTTATTGAAAAATGCACCGCACACCGCAGATTGCATCATCAACAAAGACTGGAACTACCCGTATTCACCACAGGAAGCCGCTTATCCGGTTGCTTACCTCAAAGAATGGAAATACTGGGTACCTGTTCGCCGCGTTGACAATGCGTATGGCGACCGCAACCTGGTGTGCTCTTGCCCAAGTGTGGAGAGCTACATGCATGTGGAGGCATAA